Genomic segment of Pangasianodon hypophthalmus isolate fPanHyp1 chromosome 22, fPanHyp1.pri, whole genome shotgun sequence:
GTATCATGTCCACGTGTCGACCTGCAGCCACAGAGAAGCGTCTGTCTCGAGGAATCTCTCACGCCAGTTCCACCATCGTGTCTCTGGCTCGCTCTCACGTGTCCAGCGTAggaggtggtggtgttggtACCGAGATGCTCCTGGACACCCCCGTCTGCACCTTCCAGCTGCCTGACCTCACCGTGTACCGCGACGATTTCCGCGGCTTCATCGAACGCGACCTCATCGAGCAGTCCATGATGGTGGCCCTCGAGCACGCAGGTTAGTCtttgcattgtatttttaattttaaatctcaTTTATAACAGAATTCTAAACGTAAAGAAACAGAAACcgagtaaaataaaattcaaggcaaataatttacattcacacacaactaGAGTTTTTTAAATGGATCAGTGTAATGAGCGAATCCAAGTTCAAGCTTCTTCGATGTTTACTCCAGATGCGTGAAGCTGTAAACTTTGGCCAGGATCCCGTTCTTCGGACATCAAATCTAAGATGAAATGACGTTAGACGGATGTTCTAATAGTGATGAGTCTAAATAAGTTCTTTGAACTTGATTAAGTTAGCTAGATTGAGTTATCCGAGATAACCGTGGGCTTCCTGGAAATGGCaggtttattaggaacacctgtacacctgctcattcatgcaggtatccaatcagccaatcagctgtccagtttcagtgagtccatgcccactgtagcctcagattactGTTCTTcactgacaggagaggaacctgacgtggtctcCTGCTcgtgtgcgttctgagatgcttttctgctcaccatggttgtaaagagtggttatttgagtcacCATATCTTTCCTGTGAGCTCGAACCAGTCTCgctgttctcctctgacctctctcatcaacaaggcctttccactcacagaactactggatggtttttgttcTTCTCACCTTTTTGTGTAAACCCTAGTGACTGTAAAAATCCTAGGAGATCCGCAGCCACCCCGAACAACAATGCCACAGTCCAAGTCACTGCGATCACAGATTTTTTCccccgttctgatgtttgatgtgaacatctgCTTGTTCAAATCGTGAGCACGTTTTTCTCCAGACGAGAGCACGTTTTTCTCCAGACGAGAACACGTTTTTACAGTTAATTTTAGTGCACGAAATAGCTGGTACCTCATTTTTGCGATATATTTAGTAACATATCATGTACACGCTTTTTTAAGCCTATTTAAAATGCTTAGAAATGTATGATTTAAAATCTGAGCAGGAACGTGTCAGTCCAGTGTGTTCAGTATTTCACACACGAAGAACCGGGCTCTGGTTTAATTTTTCAGTGTGAGGTCAAGGCTGTGTTGCTGTAATTTGATGTAATTGCAGTAATTGGAATAATtttactctgtgctgctataatttaattaaatgttttatatgttttattttggtgCCACATTATTAGTCAGACGAACAATTAAACTTTTGTGCATTTTCAGAGATTACATTACAAAGTGCTGGAAATATTTATACAGGTTTTTAATGTTTGGTGTTAAGGTATCAGTTACTGAGAACGCAAACACTGTATAATGCTAAATCGCTCATAGGGACATGATGTAGTGACACACAACAGGAAATCAGATACACTTACCATCCACGTCACTCAgaaacatatttatttgttaaattattCTGTTCGAATCTCGACACCTATTTTAAGAGGGATTCTGTGCAAGAGAGCCAAATTgtccatgctgtctgggtgggagggggcATGCTgtctttcccctgtcaatcacagtgactctAGCCAATCATGAGCGTCTGTGAGATCAagtagcactttcctccgagtttGTGTTACCTTACATGAGGAgggtttgaaaagatgtggaggctggcttcatgtgtcacAGAGGAAGCGCGTGTTAGCCTTTACCCTCCCCCGATCGGTAGCTGtctgtgtaatattttcaaAGTAATCCAACATGGTGTCATTGTGTGCAGGTCGACTAAACTGGTGGACCAAGCTGGGTTCAGGATGCCAGAGTCTGTTGCCCCTGGCTACCAGTGGAGATGGAAACTGCCTCCTTCATGCCGCTTCTCTGGGTGAGTATGCGATCAGCACAGAAGTCTTTCACACCCTCCTGAAATGAAACAGTGGGTAAAGTTTCCTCTCAGTGCACGGTGGCTTTTGAAATCATCTTAATCGTGCAGATGGAGTGCACAAATGAATGTTCTGATGCTGCTGATGCCGTGATGCCATGAGTTCCATCGCTGCAGCAGCTTGTCACAActcattagttaattaattagagCTTCATTACAGTCTGAGGGATATAAATAAGTCTTAGATAGTAAACACGATCAGAGCTATACAGAGGAACAGAGGAATTGTTATGTGTCAGGAAGAAAAGTCTACACCACCCTGCtgatgaattcttgattctgattggtcagaaggtgtttattcatttgacagtatattatattatattatattaatatgctggttttaatatgttatcggATTTCAACGTGACCATGAAGGCATGTGGGGCTTCCACGATCGAGACCTGATGCTGCGGAAGTCTCTGTACGCCCTGATGGACCACGGCCAGGAGAGAGAGGCGCTGAAACGCAGGTGGAGGTGGCAGCAGACCATGCAGAACAAAGAGGTGAGTGTGTAAGAGTTGGGTGTGAACGGCGCAACCTGCTGACTGCACAATCTACGCATAATGATGTGTTGCAAAGGCGTCAGTCAGCGATGATAAATGGCCAACACAAGAATCTAGGCTAATTGCTGtcattcctgtgtgtgtgggtgggtgtgtgtgtgtgtgtgtgcgcgtgcacagTCAGGGCTGGTGTACACTGAGGAGGAATGGCAGAAGGAATGGAATGAGCTGTTGAAGTTGGCCTCCAGTGAACCCAGGATACACTACAGCACAAATGGCACCAACGGGTTTGTTTCCTTTCACTACTTCTGTTTACTTCTGCTCCGTCCGTCCTCCACCGTCAGTCATGCCATAAGCTAAACGGTCTGAAGATATCTTCCTGTCTGCGTATGTTTGGGTGTGtgattggggtgtgtgtgtgtttgggtgtgtgtttgtgttgtgcagTGCGGAGTCGCAGGAGGAACCGGTGTATGAGAGTCTGGAGGAGTTCCATGTGTTCGTTCTGGCTCATGTGCTCCGCAGACCGATAGTAGTGGTGGCTGACACCATGCTGAGAGACTCAGGAGGAGAGggtaggacacacacacacacacacacacacacacacacacacacacacacacacacacacacagattctgaGAGTTACTGTTATAAATCCTTACTCAGGGTTATTATAGacttaaaaacagaaaaggaaattATAAAGTGCATTCAAAATCAttctaatttttaataattttgaaattagaataacagaaaatgaaaaagaaacaaaccaaccaatgaggaaacaaaacacaccaacTGACCAACTAACCAAAAAAACAGCCAACAATCCAAGCAACAAATAACCCAAAAAAACCACTAAAGAAACCAACCAACAAACCAACCAGTGAGCCAACTACCGAAAACACAAACCAACCATCCAACAAATCAACcaacaacaagaaaaacatcaaatcaatcaacaaataaacaaacaaaaaagaacaagccaacaaacaaaccaaaggtACAAGCCAAAAatcaaagaaacaaataaaccaaCGAGCAAATCAACCAACAAAGAAACgaaccaaaaaacaaaccaaccaagaaataaacaaagcagccagcaaaccaaaaaaacaaaccaaccatCCAACAAACTAACCAACAAAGACACAAACCAATAAAGAAAGCAGCcaacaaataaactaaaaatacaaataaaaaaacaaactaaccaacaaagaaaacaaacaaaccagcatACAACTGAACTGTCTTTGTACGCGTAACCATACTGTAGatgttaatgttattttgtcTCTATCACATGTTCCAGCCTTCGCCCCGATCCCGTTTGGTGGGATTTATCTACCCCTGGAGGTCCAGGCTCACAAGTGTCACCGCTCGCCACTGGTCCTGGCCTACGACCAGGCGCATTTCTCCGCCCTGGTTTCCATGGAGCAGAAGGATGGTTCCAAAGAGCAAGGTGGGGAGGACAGACCATGATGTTCCTCAGCAGAGTGTATTTATAAGTGAAGAATTTAATCAAAATCACCATACTATCACCTCAAAAGACACTGATGGGCTCAAAAGACACTGATGGGCTCAAAAGACACTGATGGGCTCAGTAACACCATTTATACGTAATCATTATTTTATGAACTCATAAATCAAAAATCTGTAGAACATAAATAACGACCGAATCACTTCTAAAACACAACATGGTCTTCAATCTTAGCAGCTCTGCTGTAGGTGGAGGAGGAAAGTGATTCAGCTACAACTGTTTTTAGCTCCGCAAAgtctttttgtctgtgtttatagACAACAGTGTGTCACAGcgtcagaaaccacatcagcaagtctGTTTAAGACACCCCATGAAGCTGACTGACGAGACACCACTGTGGCATGATCTAATGCCGTCATTTAACGCTAATAAATAAGCATGCCACTACACTGTGCAGCTAAATAGacatctcaaacccaaatgctCATGATTAAATGCACCAGAGTTAATAAAACTTCTGTCTAAAATACTATTAATGTGAGCCCTGAGGTGAGTGCACTTGAAGATGATGTATTGATTACACATTTTCCCTGCAGTGGTGATTCCTCTGACTGACTCGGATTATAAGATGCTTCCTGTGCACTTTGCTGTGGATCCAGGCAAGGACTGGGAGTGGGGCAAAGACGACGTGGACAACGTGATGCTCGCCAGGTACCGACTTCATTTCATATTGTAGTCTATTCTTATAGGAGGAGTTGCCAGTCATATCAGAGAATATGTCTTATCTGTGTCCAGAAAGATTTTAAAGTGCTTTGTACCACAGCGACGTTGAATTCtcggttctgattggtcagaaggtgtgtgtaGCTGTTCACAGCTGCTGTAATGTGCGTGAGAACAGGACATTGTCTCATGGACATCCACGTGTTAAATGTGATTCTTTTTGTTGTCAACTTGATGTGGTATAATAGGAATGTTGTAGATTAGTTTCCTATTACGGCacgacacagagtgttttattctttacttatctTGAGTCAGCTTATGGTTTTGAATGTTTTAGAAATACTGTGAATGAAAGGAAGGCTGTGAAATGGAGAGAATTTTGTATCATAGCAAATTTTATGGAAACATTTTCAGAACTAAGTGTTTTAAAATGGACTATTTAAAGAGAATCATAGTATTTTATATGCCGAAACTATCACACAGTACTAATTTTAGTAGTATATTTTTCAACTCAACAATCACCACTACTGATCCCACATCAGCACTCTGACAGATGGTAAACATTGAGTAAAAACCTGTACAAGGAAAACTTACAATATGTCAAATTACATAACACAACTGTTATATAATGTACTGTAGTACTGGAGTTTCATTCAGGTCTCACTTTATTGTTTATCACATGCCAGTGAAAGTCTGATGaacttctcctcctctcctaaACTTCCCTACTTTAAGATGCTTTGAGGATTCAGGACCTGCTGGATTAAAGGCGGGGACTGGCTCATGCACCAGATTAGCTACACTATAGTGTAGTCACTAGTGGAGATTATATTTAAACACTTGCTATGAATAGAATGCAGATGAAACCGTAAATAGCACCAATGATGAATAGTTGGCTCATTTATCAAGTCATCCTTTGTTACCTGTATTCACAAATGTTGTTTATTAGTCATATTAGTTAATATTAGTTATTGATtaaatatactgtgtgtattttggCCTGAGGTTTCATCTCTCTTTTCAGTGTTACTTTATCTCTGGAGGCGAAGCTCCACCTGCTGCACACCTACATGAACGTAACATGGCTTCCTCTGCCATGTGAGGTACAGGTGAGCCTCTTACCTGAGAAGATCCGCCATTAGGCCGAAGAATATATGAGTAATATTGTTTGCTTTTACATTTGACATTTTAACGGTTTAACCTGAAAAGAGAAGGTAATCAGTaaacatcagtgttttttttgtttatgcgATAAAACGGCTGCACTGTTGTTACGAAATCAGCTGTGTAATGAATATTTCACCGGAGTGGGAACATGTTAGCATGATGTCACTTGGCTGAAGCTAACAAGCATACATAGACTTTGATTCCTTTTaactaatatttacattttgaatttttttttatattttttgcttaGACCTCCTTTTATGTGACTTCATTTTTCTTGCCCCCTACAGCAAGCACCTCTGGCCCAGCCCGAGTCTCCGACTGCCTCAGCCGGCGAGGACGCCCGCACGCCCCCTGATTCTGGTGAATCCGATAAAGAGTCTGTGAGCAGCAGCTCCAATGGAAATGGGGACAGCAGTGCAACAGGCAGCAGCAGCGGAACGGCGGGTaaatcctccagctcctcgAGTTCGTCCAGCAGCGGCTCAACCGGAACGATGGGTAAGGAGAAGAACAAGAAGGACAAAGAAAAGGACAAAGATAAAGATAAGAAGAGGGCTGACTCAGTGGCCAACAAGCTGGGCAGCTTTGGTAAGAGTTTGGGCAGCAAGCTGAAGAAGAACGTGGGTGGTTTAATGACAGGAAAAGCTGGGGCAGGTGGCTCTGGCAAGCCTGAAGGTGCGGAGAAGAAAAAGGGGTCCATTCGTGGACGCAAAGACAGCAAGGACGGCAAAGACGGCTCTCCCTCAGCCCATCCCGGCTCGGAGGACTCGGGCAAAGGCTCTCCATCCTCGCAGAACGGAAACAGCTCTTCTGAAGGCGACTCATACAAGTACAGCGCAGACGTAAAGGCGAGTCTGAGCATCCTGCGTGCAGCTATGCAGGGCGAAAGGCGATACATTTTTGCCGGCCTTCTGACTACTAGCGACCGGCAGCCGTACCAGGAAGAGATGATTCAGCGATACCTGGTGGATGCAGAGGAACGTTTCCGTGCAGAGCAGGAGCAGAAAAGGGAGGCTGAGCGCAAAGGGGTGATTAATGGAGCGCAACCCAAGAAAGAGCCATCGGAATCGGGTTTTCGAGGCTTTGACGGAAAAGAGGATGTGACAGAAGCGCCACATACCCATTATAACACCCTCAAATCACCCTCTTTTACCCCATCACTGTATACAGGAGTTGTGCCCATTCCCAGATCCAACTTCCTTGAGCACTCACCCACTCCGCTCCCCCAGCACCTTCACATCCCCGGCTACATGGACACCCGGCGCCAGCTAGCTGGAGGCTCACCATCCACCTATCCGGGCTTGCCGTCCTACGCCACCCTACCCCGCCACTGCCCCTTGAGCCAAGGTCCTGTCCATGCTCACGGGCATTACCACCCACCCGCCCCAGCCTGTGCAGCACCTTGCTTCTCTTCCTCTTACACCCATCAGCAGGATATACCCGACTTCCACAGTGAGTCGGTTGGTGGCGCGTATGCCAACGGCTTGCTATCAGGACTAGACAGCCGAGGTGGTCCGCCTCCAGTCAGGCACTATTCTCTGGGCAGCGCCGGCGGATTGGCGAGCCTGCAGTCAAGCCGGTGCCGAACACCGAGCTGCAACTATTACGGACACCCAGAAACCTGCAACTACTGCTCATACTGCTACAGGGAGGagctgaagagaagagaaactgACACGGCCATGCACAGGTTCTAAGGTGGCACCATGTTCAACTGGTACCCTGTAGTGCCGTCTTCTCCACGTGGGACTCAGCAGGTCTCAAGCAGGATCTCGCTGCAGAATTTCGATGGGCCTTCCCGTGCCGTTGTGAGGGGACTACACTTAGTCGACACTGAGGGGATGGGCGCAAAGTCAGGAGTCCATACCTCTGTTACTTTTGCAGTGGATTTTAGGTGGTAGATTTGTCGTCGGCGCCGTTGTGCCGTTCTTTCTTGCTATGTCGCAACACACCCTGATTGTGACAAGGGTGTCGAGgcagttttttttgtcctggGTGGCACAAACTTGTGCTGCATTGAATAAAGACATTACATGCAAGATATATAACATGAAGCACAACCAGAAGATGCACATTTGTACAGCTTCACATTTACAAGACATTCAGTGACTCTTGGAGGCATGTTGGCAAGGGATGAATATGGTTTAATGAGAATTTTGCCATAAGAAtctagagattttttttttttttaaacccaaatCACCCAATGTTTTATCTCTGCCCCAAAGCCATGTCCTAACAAGATTCTTCTGACCATTTTGCTTGTCTGGTATCTCCAATCGATGGGGCAAAACTTTGACAGCCAAAGGTCTTACTGTATAGTAACTTGTAGGTGAAGGTGAAGAGCGAATCTAGCAGGTACAGAAAGCAGTTAACGTTGTGTCCAAGTCAGCAAGACACTTGTTTGAGATGCcgtattaatttatattaattaaagactCTAGTCTCAGAAAATGTTCATCCTGCTGTAATCATCTGCTGAAGTCTTTAGATATTGTAACCCTCAGCTAAAATACTCAAAGGtttgaggaatttttttttaatcctctgaAGTTAATCCGACCTGTAGGGTGAATAGAAATAGCAAGACGTGCTGTTTTCTTCCTCCAAATAATAAAAGGTGGGTCAGTGGACTTTTCTCTGCACAAAGTCAAGCACTTTTCTAATATCCTGACattgcatgtttttctttgctatgatgatgatgacgatgatgaagaCACCAGCCTGTTCTGTTCACCATCAGACAGTGTTTTGGCAAGACTCCGTGGAGGAGTTCAGCACTAATTTGACTCGACCTTGCTGTTTCCTAGTTGCCTTTTCAGTCTCGCGCCAGTCCTTTTCGAGATTAATGTTAATTTCTCAAAGCACTGCTAAAATATAGGTTTTGCAAGTAGGCATGTGTCGATAATCAACACACAGTATTGGCATGAACACTTCGGAATATCGCGAAACCCATTCATTGTTATCTCCTGAAATAAATTATTGTGTTTATATGGTTCCTTATTTCAAACAACATATTTAGAAGAAATTACATGAAAGTTTGAAAATCTagtaaaatactaaaatgtgaTAATGCTCCCTAAACCCTAATAATACATTAGTAaattatttggggaaaaaatcagcATATGCCTATTCACAAGGTCCACGATTCTCTGTACACTGAATACTGCTTTTACTACAAACCTGAGCGTAAAAAAAAATCGCCTCCCATTATTTGAAAACGTTCTTGTTTCACCTGCTGATTTCATTTTGTCGAATTGTTCTCGTTGGTCAGTGTGCCAGAGCTGAAGGTGTTCTCTGTAGTCAATCGCTGTAGTCGATGCAGAACACAAGAGCACCGTCACGTTTCCGCATCATGCTCAGATCTCGTAACTGATTCACATGCTCATaactgggagaaaaaaacagccataACGAACGAGTGTACACCTTGTAGGATGGTTCCTTGGTATAATCCAGTGTAttgtacagtgtgtaatgtagtcCAATGGACTGCATTTGCACGAAAAAAAGCTCAAAAGTTAACACACTTAACCATTTCTATGAACTATGCTTTAGTGCTTTGAAAATTTGTGAACGGTGCTGCTGAAATTCTTGCGCTTGCTAGTCCGAGCGCCAGAACCTGAAAATGTTATCCTGCAGTGCTCTGCTAAATGCAATAATTCAATGTTCTGTTGACCAAAAACTGAGACACACTGTATCAGTACTGTTTTTGTGACCCCTTAAACTGGCAACTGGGTGTATGTTAATACACTGTGAACGTTTCTGATTGCAAGCTGAGGTACAGgaaggttttctttttctttaacgTCATTCACTGACTTGTCCAGTGGATGGCGCAGTTGTATAGTTCTTCAGTATTTTGTTAAACGGATGAGCAAAGACCAACAGTatcactaatcactaatcacaGAGGACAGGATTTAATAAAAGTGTGACACATCTGATTACTAAACCGCTAACTAGGGATGCACCGATTTTCATCCAAGATACTTTTTGAAGACAAACAGTAATATGTTTAACATAGAACAACAGTGTTTGTCTCTGTAGTGTCTGTTAGTGTACatctaaatgattttttttttttttaatttattaatcatataTCTTCTGTTCATTCAAACCCCATCCTTTAAGTGTTAATGATTGTAGACATGATGCCGGGTGTTTATGTGTCGTATCAGATTACAAGCTGAGTTTTTGTAGGTTTCAGATTTTTGCTTCCCAGCAAATTCTAGAAATTTCTCCACGCATCGTGGTCTTTCCCATAGTTCTCTACTAAATACAGAAATAACGTTGCCTACAGTCTTAGAAGCAagagttctttaagggttctttgcttcCTGAAAGAGTTCTAATAGGGAAACACTCTTTT
This window contains:
- the otud7b gene encoding OTU domain-containing protein 7B isoform X1 encodes the protein MTLDMDAVLSDFVRSTGAEPGLARDLLEGKNWDLTAALSDFEQLRQVHAGSLSYSFPEEREQTLTEHKDMTRVGRPLLHRQDDVVQATEKRLSRGISHASSTIVSLARSHVSSVGGGGVGTEMLLDTPVCTFQLPDLTVYRDDFRGFIERDLIEQSMMVALEHAGRLNWWTKLGSGCQSLLPLATSGDGNCLLHAASLGMWGFHDRDLMLRKSLYALMDHGQEREALKRRWRWQQTMQNKESGLVYTEEEWQKEWNELLKLASSEPRIHYSTNGTNGAESQEEPVYESLEEFHVFVLAHVLRRPIVVVADTMLRDSGGEAFAPIPFGGIYLPLEVQAHKCHRSPLVLAYDQAHFSALVSMEQKDGSKEQVVIPLTDSDYKMLPVHFAVDPGKDWEWGKDDVDNVMLASVTLSLEAKLHLLHTYMNVTWLPLPCEVQQAPLAQPESPTASAGEDARTPPDSGESDKESVSSSSNGNGDSSATGSSSGTAGKSSSSSSSSSSGSTGTMGKEKNKKDKEKDKDKDKKRADSVANKLGSFGKSLGSKLKKNVGGLMTGKAGAGGSGKPEGAEKKKGSIRGRKDSKDGKDGSPSAHPGSEDSGKGSPSSQNGNSSSEGDSYKYSADVKASLSILRAAMQGERRYIFAGLLTTSDRQPYQEEMIQRYLVDAEERFRAEQEQKREAERKGVINGAQPKKEPSESGFRGFDGKEDVTEAPHTHYNTLKSPSFTPSLYTGVVPIPRSNFLEHSPTPLPQHLHIPGYMDTRRQLAGGSPSTYPGLPSYATLPRHCPLSQGPVHAHGHYHPPAPACAAPCFSSSYTHQQDIPDFHSESVGGAYANGLLSGLDSRGGPPPVRHYSLGSAGGLASLQSSRCRTPSCNYYGHPETCNYCSYCYREELKRRETDTAMHRF
- the otud7b gene encoding OTU domain-containing protein 7B isoform X2, with amino-acid sequence MTLDMDAVLSDFVRSTGAEPGLARDLLEGKNWDLTAALSDFEQLRQVHAGSLSYSFPEEREQTLTEHKDMTRVGRPLLHRQDDVVQATEKRLSRGISHASSTIVSLARSHVSSVGGGGVGTEMLLDTPVCTFQLPDLTVYRDDFRGFIERDLIEQSMMVALEHAGRLNWWTKLGSGCQSLLPLATSGDGNCLLHAASLGMWGFHDRDLMLRKSLYALMDHGQEREALKRRWRWQQTMQNKESGLVYTEEEWQKEWNELLKLASSEPRIHYSTNGTNGAESQEEPVYESLEEFHVFVLAHVLRRPIVVVADTMLRDSGGEAFAPIPFGGIYLPLEVQAHKCHRSPLVLAYDQAHFSALVSMEQKDGSKEQVVIPLTDSDYKMLPVHFAVDPGKDWEWGKDDVDNVMLASVTLSLEAKLHLLHTYMNVTWLPLPCEQAPLAQPESPTASAGEDARTPPDSGESDKESVSSSSNGNGDSSATGSSSGTAGKSSSSSSSSSSGSTGTMGKEKNKKDKEKDKDKDKKRADSVANKLGSFGKSLGSKLKKNVGGLMTGKAGAGGSGKPEGAEKKKGSIRGRKDSKDGKDGSPSAHPGSEDSGKGSPSSQNGNSSSEGDSYKYSADVKASLSILRAAMQGERRYIFAGLLTTSDRQPYQEEMIQRYLVDAEERFRAEQEQKREAERKGVINGAQPKKEPSESGFRGFDGKEDVTEAPHTHYNTLKSPSFTPSLYTGVVPIPRSNFLEHSPTPLPQHLHIPGYMDTRRQLAGGSPSTYPGLPSYATLPRHCPLSQGPVHAHGHYHPPAPACAAPCFSSSYTHQQDIPDFHSESVGGAYANGLLSGLDSRGGPPPVRHYSLGSAGGLASLQSSRCRTPSCNYYGHPETCNYCSYCYREELKRRETDTAMHRF
- the otud7b gene encoding OTU domain-containing protein 7B isoform X3: MLLDTPVCTFQLPDLTVYRDDFRGFIERDLIEQSMMVALEHAGRLNWWTKLGSGCQSLLPLATSGDGNCLLHAASLGMWGFHDRDLMLRKSLYALMDHGQEREALKRRWRWQQTMQNKESGLVYTEEEWQKEWNELLKLASSEPRIHYSTNGTNGAESQEEPVYESLEEFHVFVLAHVLRRPIVVVADTMLRDSGGEAFAPIPFGGIYLPLEVQAHKCHRSPLVLAYDQAHFSALVSMEQKDGSKEQVVIPLTDSDYKMLPVHFAVDPGKDWEWGKDDVDNVMLASVTLSLEAKLHLLHTYMNVTWLPLPCEVQQAPLAQPESPTASAGEDARTPPDSGESDKESVSSSSNGNGDSSATGSSSGTAGKSSSSSSSSSSGSTGTMGKEKNKKDKEKDKDKDKKRADSVANKLGSFGKSLGSKLKKNVGGLMTGKAGAGGSGKPEGAEKKKGSIRGRKDSKDGKDGSPSAHPGSEDSGKGSPSSQNGNSSSEGDSYKYSADVKASLSILRAAMQGERRYIFAGLLTTSDRQPYQEEMIQRYLVDAEERFRAEQEQKREAERKGVINGAQPKKEPSESGFRGFDGKEDVTEAPHTHYNTLKSPSFTPSLYTGVVPIPRSNFLEHSPTPLPQHLHIPGYMDTRRQLAGGSPSTYPGLPSYATLPRHCPLSQGPVHAHGHYHPPAPACAAPCFSSSYTHQQDIPDFHSESVGGAYANGLLSGLDSRGGPPPVRHYSLGSAGGLASLQSSRCRTPSCNYYGHPETCNYCSYCYREELKRRETDTAMHRF